The Paracholeplasma brassicae genome contains a region encoding:
- a CDS encoding TipAS antibiotic-recognition domain-containing protein, translating into MFLVNLMGYITNIDIKAHFNLVDMYVNDPRFKKYYDQHGVGLAELLKEVVQEEIILNIKQK; encoded by the coding sequence TTGTTTCTAGTAAATTTGATGGGGTACATTACCAATATTGACATAAAAGCACATTTTAATTTAGTAGACATGTATGTAAATGATCCACGCTTTAAAAAGTATTATGATCAACATGGGGTAGGACTTGCTGAATTACTTAAAGAAGTCGTACAAGAAGAAATAATTCTAAACATCAAACAAAAATAA
- a CDS encoding putative quinol monooxygenase: MNKFSLFGKFIVQEGKRDTMVEILLEAASSMKNLLECEIYLVNTSKDEPNTVYVYEVWSNENAHQESLTLESTQTLIKRAKPIITGMGRISTLETIGGKGI, encoded by the coding sequence ATGAATAAATTCAGTTTATTTGGTAAGTTTATAGTACAAGAAGGCAAACGTGACACTATGGTTGAAATATTGTTAGAGGCAGCTTCATCAATGAAAAATCTTTTAGAATGTGAAATATATCTTGTAAATACTTCTAAAGATGAACCCAATACAGTCTATGTATATGAAGTATGGAGTAATGAAAATGCACATCAGGAATCTTTAACACTTGAGTCTACTCAAACATTAATAAAACGTGCAAAACCCATCATTACAGGTATGGGAAGAATTAGCACATTAGAAACAATAGGTGGAAAAGGTATTTGA
- a CDS encoding heavy metal translocating P-type ATPase produces the protein MKLTNVQIDLFAILISLFLIITGVIIEPFSTKEILMTVFGLAFVIGGYAKAKEGILDTISNKQLNVEILMILAAVGAFIVNDFKEGAILILIFGFSGVLEEYATSKSEKAFKNLLKLAPTTALKVVGEELLEVEAKELQIGDVVVVKNGDSVPSDGKIFKGSTSLNEQAITGEFLPVEKIEGDHVYAGTINLSSTIHVEVTKNPSDTIVQKIIDFVKEAQEQKTESQTWIDRVEKYYVYLVILFSIMMMTLPIIFNWLPKEEAIYRGIVILVVGSPCALVASVSPAVLSSLSNAARKGILIKGGSHLERLRSIDTVVFDKTGTLTEGKPKVIGYHVLQINEELFKNVVYSMESQSNHPLALSIVNYFSQATKVELETKESAGFGVEAVYEGQTYFIGRKNDNEITTDNMKAFFNQGATLVYVYQSERLIGYIGLKDTLRKDAIDVIKFLKNNQIETMMLTGDNEFTAKAIAEELKLDSYKSNCFPDSKRTIIEELNKDDKHVMMVGDGINDAPALSLASVGVAMGDGTDVSLETADVVFMNNKLSHILSSITLSKRMKNVILQNMIFSISVIVLLLISNLFGWVLLPIGVIFHEGSTILVILNSLRLLFK, from the coding sequence ATGAAACTAACAAACGTACAAATCGATTTATTCGCAATACTGATCTCTCTGTTCTTAATCATTACAGGGGTAATTATCGAACCTTTTTCAACCAAAGAAATTTTAATGACTGTGTTTGGGCTTGCCTTTGTTATAGGTGGGTATGCCAAAGCTAAAGAAGGTATTCTAGATACCATCTCTAACAAACAATTGAATGTTGAAATATTAATGATACTTGCGGCAGTTGGCGCATTTATCGTCAATGACTTTAAAGAAGGTGCTATTTTAATTTTAATCTTTGGGTTTAGTGGTGTGCTTGAAGAATACGCCACATCAAAGAGTGAAAAGGCGTTTAAGAATTTATTAAAACTCGCACCGACGACGGCGCTTAAGGTGGTTGGTGAAGAACTGTTAGAAGTTGAGGCGAAAGAACTTCAAATTGGCGATGTGGTTGTTGTGAAAAATGGCGATTCTGTGCCATCAGACGGTAAAATATTTAAAGGATCTACTTCTTTAAATGAACAAGCCATTACGGGTGAGTTTTTACCCGTAGAAAAAATAGAAGGTGACCATGTTTATGCGGGAACAATCAATTTATCTTCGACGATTCATGTTGAGGTAACTAAAAACCCAAGTGATACGATTGTTCAAAAAATAATCGATTTCGTAAAAGAAGCTCAAGAACAAAAGACCGAGTCACAAACGTGGATTGATCGGGTAGAAAAATATTATGTTTATCTGGTGATATTATTTTCAATTATGATGATGACACTACCAATCATTTTTAATTGGTTACCAAAAGAAGAAGCGATATACCGAGGGATTGTTATCTTAGTTGTAGGTTCACCTTGTGCACTGGTTGCCTCTGTGTCACCAGCGGTACTCTCAAGCTTATCTAACGCTGCTAGAAAAGGTATTTTGATCAAAGGTGGTAGTCACTTAGAGCGCTTAAGATCCATTGATACGGTTGTATTTGATAAAACAGGTACCTTAACCGAAGGAAAGCCAAAAGTCATTGGGTATCACGTGCTGCAAATAAATGAAGAATTATTTAAGAATGTGGTCTATTCGATGGAGTCACAGTCCAATCACCCGTTGGCGTTATCAATTGTCAATTATTTTAGTCAAGCGACCAAAGTTGAACTTGAAACAAAGGAGTCTGCGGGCTTTGGTGTTGAGGCGGTTTATGAGGGACAGACCTATTTTATTGGAAGAAAGAATGATAATGAAATAACAACGGACAATATGAAAGCATTTTTTAATCAGGGCGCGACCTTGGTGTATGTTTATCAATCAGAGCGTTTGATTGGCTATATTGGGTTAAAAGATACCTTAAGAAAAGATGCCATTGATGTGATCAAGTTCTTAAAAAACAATCAGATAGAGACGATGATGTTGACAGGCGATAATGAGTTTACGGCAAAAGCCATCGCTGAGGAATTGAAACTTGATTCTTATAAGAGTAACTGTTTTCCTGATTCAAAAAGAACCATTATAGAGGAACTAAATAAGGATGACAAGCACGTGATGATGGTTGGTGATGGTATCAATGACGCACCTGCGCTATCGCTTGCTTCAGTCGGTGTAGCGATGGGTGATGGGACTGATGTGAGTCTAGAAACGGCTGATGTGGTCTTTATGAATAATAAGCTAAGTCATATCTTGTCTTCAATCACGTTATCAAAACGAATGAAAAATGTGATACTTCAAAACATGATCTTTTCGATATCGGTGATTGTCTTGTTACTGATTTCTAATCTATTTGGATGGGTGTTATTACCAATTGGGGTTATTTTTCATGAGGGATCGACAATTCTAGTGATACTAAATAGTTTAAGGCTTTTATTTAAATAG